In Amaranthus tricolor cultivar Red isolate AtriRed21 chromosome 3, ASM2621246v1, whole genome shotgun sequence, a single window of DNA contains:
- the LOC130809426 gene encoding actin-related protein 8 has protein sequence MLLKKVWESVLSTSTSGRLSSGSRWSNNNSNNNIISSSTGDFDRIPDEILGLIFRKLGPKESAKLCLVCKTWRNIVISDNRLWIHFFKTTQLNFWDWDSIVFSETLLNSNPNPDSAVFYSQPAVHDHQLSLINIYGLRAKVPGALIVDGGSGYCKFGWSKYPRPSGRSATFLEFGNIEAPMYSRLRHFYSTIYTRMQVKSTSQPIVVSIPICHYDDTESAKASRRQLKGAIYSALFDMNVPVVCAISQATLALYAARRTSGIVVNIGFHQTSVVPILHGKVMRKVGIEVVGMGALKLTGFLREQMQQQNISFESLYTVRELKENLCYVALDYDAEFYKDSLQSYEVPREGVFTLSKERFLTGEILFQPRIAGVRAMGLHQAVALCMDHCYAAELMSDDNWFKTVVLCGGSACLPGLAERLEKELRELLPLYLSTGIRVIPPPYGLDSAWHGARLISNLSTFPGAWCMTKKQMKQKLRKNRLVLG, from the exons ATGTTGCTCAAGAAGGTTTGGGAATCTGTACTTTCAACCTCAACTTCAGGAAGATTGAGCAGCGGCAGTAGATGGTCtaataacaacagtaacaataacatCATCAGTAGCAGTACCGGGGATTTTGATAGAATTCCAGATGAAATTTTGGGtttgatttttagaaaattgGGTCCTAAAGAGTCTGCTAAACTCTGCCTTGTTTGTAAAACATGGAGAAATATTGTAATTTCGGATAATAGGCTTTGGATTCATTTCTTTAAGACTACCCAGCTTAATTTCTGGGATTGGGATTCCATTGTTTTTTCTGAAACTCTTTTGAATTCTAATCCTAATCCTGATTCTGCTGTTTTTTACTCTCA ACCTGCTGTTCATGATCATCAGTTGTCGCTCATCAATATTTATGGCCTACGAGCTAAAGTTCCGGGTGCTCTTATTGTTGATG GTGGTTCTGGTTACTGCAAGTTTGGGTGGAGCAAGTATCCACGACCATCAGGAAGATCCGCGACCTTTTTG GAATTTGGTAATATTGAAGCCCCTATGTATTCCAGGCTTCGTCATTTTTACTCCACTATTTATACCAG GATGCAGGTGAAATCTACTAGTCAACCCATCGTTGTTTCCATTCCTATCTGTCATTATGATG ACACAGAATCTGCCAAAGCATCTAGAAGGCAGTTAAAAGGAGCAATATATTCAGCGCTTTTTGACATGAACGTGCCTGTTGTTTGTGCAATTAGTCAG GCTACATTAGCATTGTATGCTGCAAGAAGAACTTCAGGGATAGTGGTTAACATCGGTTTCCACCAAACATCTGTTGTGCCAA TTCTTCATGGAAAAGTAATGCGGAAAGTGGGAATTGAAGTTGTTGGCATGGGGGCTTTAAAACTTACTGGTTTTCTTAGAGAACAGATGCAGCAACAGAACATTTCTTTTGAGTCCTTATACACTGTTCGTGAACTAAAGGAG AATCTTTGCTATGTGGCTCTTGATTATGATGCTGAATTCTATAAAGATTCACTACAGTCCTATGAAGTTCCAAGGGAGGGTGTGTTTACGCTGTCTAAAGAGCGCTTTCTAACTGGAGAGATCTTATTTCAGCCCCGAATTGCTGGAGT ACGTGCGATGGGATTGCATCAGGCAGTTGCACTCTGTATGGACCATTGCTATGCTGCTGAACTGATGAGTGACGATAATTGGTTCAAGACGGTGGTTTTATGTGGAGGATCTGCTTGCTTACCGGGACTTGCTG AAAGGCTAGAAAAGGAACTACGTGAGCTTCTTCCTCTATACTTATCAACTGGAATTAGAGTAATTCCTCCACCTTATGGTCTAGATTCTGCCTGGCATGGGGCAAGGCTTATAAGCAAT CTGAGCACCTTTCCAGGAGCATGGTGCAtgacaaaaaaacaaatgaagcaGAAGTTGCGGAAGAACCGATTAGTGTTAGGATGA
- the LOC130809427 gene encoding GPI-anchored protein LLG1-like gives MAAALAAAKSSPISEMVIIYLLVLFLLHSFPSASALSSTSRALLQAQQGCPVNFENLNYTIITSRCKGPRYPPKICCEAFKDLACPYAVQLNDQTNNCATTMFSYINLNGHYPPGLFANECRDSKRGLECTEAQSAVIPAPTPSAAPAPIVAQLCLFSFALLFLCGISLF, from the exons ATGGCGGCAGCATTAGCAGCAGCAAAATCAAGTCCTATTTCAGAAATGGTGATTATATATCTCCTCGTTCTCTTTCTGCTGCATTCCTTCCCTTCTGCTTCTGCGTTATCTTCTACATCTCGCGCTCTTCTTCAAGCTCAGCAAG GATGCCCGGTCAATTTTGAGAACTTGAACTACACAATCATCACCAGCAGATGCAAAGGACCCAGATATCCTCCCAAAATCTGCTGTGAAGCTTTCAAGGATTTAGCATGCCCTTATGCTGTTCAATTGAACGATCAAACCAACAATTGTGCCACCACCATGTTCAGTTATATCAACCTCAACGGCCATTATCCCCCAGGTCTTTTCGCCAATGAGTGTCGTGACAGTAAACGTGGTCTCGAGTGTACCGAGGCTCAGTCCGCTGTCATTCCTGCTCCCACTCCCTCTGCTGCTCCAGCTCCAATTGTAGCTCAACTCTGCCTCTTTTCTTTCGCTCTTTTGTTTCTCTGCGGCATATCCCTTTTCTGA